A window of the Anthonomus grandis grandis chromosome 9, icAntGran1.3, whole genome shotgun sequence genome harbors these coding sequences:
- the LOC126740504 gene encoding uncharacterized protein LOC126740504 isoform X8, which produces MRENGRFNVHRKISGVYMPFCLFIRNKKTVCVMLCIRTYNNKSDVHVHIGIWFYVCRIICQICIRAMVALRMAETREDSACKVRELIFAYERQNSELEPVEFQGRKRAKSIGNALSYKLFREPDLDIHSMVDIEKELVRIEAHLNYYEVYEKETHVAFQEQLFNVLTTIVNIVPEDHESTILKKKELINETQKLARILNAKLPFGGNVSTKGLRRNYSSVLRKEEAVVTTTSQRSYLSASQSTINETFKSEDSLNSTRDSDIFSPKVDDSSSMVEGPTKEEKSDTVIQETKGYLPSVSRLKKFFSFRRDERPTVNAVPTTHPSISRSQSLSVKSGKYVTKNYQNEQVTVSNETIIPIISEEGKTDDVDIIKSEESNEIKGDIHHNISVSKLKNMFEDVKKDTDEAETHQSSTICQSQEETIQSNDEIYMPGKVQILKKNFESLNTSTSKNNNSFKYTSEDINHIIHRTIDPIPNSDSTKEPVLKVPIQLRTGWIDHSLHEESSEETDDVSHIIHRTIDPIPNTNNEQEEPILKVPIQLRGFPVHNETTTNIETEEVEWNTPKVTNSDVERTVVDFPQSRAPKITSYQHVWTSELDESGAEKSFSSGTVEILKDGFEKLGKSNLQITDVSSKATEEVYQDSDLEIQIGNITEKSEKIQEEVNLNGTVETLKQTFEHLSTKSEDKDSEAIKHVVPKVTEPVKNIDGTSKESDLVTSELIEKHFKVTDASSQLNSKQSTSVIYSNSHNSSLTNVAENPDRTHMQVSVDLGPNGTVETLKQTFEHLSTKSEDKNSENIKHVVQKVTEYVKNNDDTNKGTEHVTAKLIEEHFKVSESSSPLNSKQSTSVIYSSSHNSSLTNVAENSDRTHLQVPVDLRLRDEEFPTSIYASKSEGVSMSTKSLSSSREQLQSSTGSLQILQSPTAMATLMSSSSLNQSQQISSSSKVTVSYSQKTSVQHTSSTEVSHKVVSSSSLSSHAQNSSYNELYSKNSLDSPDEEESTVTITEIEEPAVTKTKLDFKLSDSQEQLLDDLIEDADSLHSYEDEFKELVDQYK; this is translated from the exons tggtGGCATTAAGAATGGCCGAAACACGTGAAGATTCTGCTTGTAAGGTACGGGAACTGATTTTTGCATACGAACGTCAAAACAGTGAGTTGGAACCGGTGGAATTTCAAGGGCGCAAGCGCGCTAAGTCCATAGGCAACGCCTTGTCCTACAAGTTATTCCGAGAACCTGATTTGGATATTCATAGTATGGTAGATATTGAAAAAGAGTTGGTAAGAATTGAGgcacatttaaattattatgaagTCTACGAGAAGGAAACTCATGTGGCGTTTCAAGAACAGCTTTTTAATGTATTAACTACTATTGTCAATATTGTTCCTGAAGACCATGAGAGTACCATACTAAAGAAAAAGGAACTTATTAATGAGACTCAGAAGTTGGCTAGAATTTTAAATGCTAAGTTGCCCTTTGGCGGTAATGTTTCTACCAAAGGGTTAAGAAGAAATTATAGCAGCGTTTTAAGGAAAGAAGAAGCTGTTGTAACAACCACTTCTCAAAGGTCTTATTTATCTGCCAGTCAATCAACTATAAATGAAACTTTCAAATCAGAAGATTCATTAAATTCCACAAGAGATTCAGACATATTTTCACCAAAAGTTGATGACTCCTCTTCTATGGTCGAGGGGCcaactaaagaagaaaaaagtgaTACAGTTATTCAAGAAACCAAAGGGTATTTACCATCAGTTTCGAGactgaaaaagtttttttcatttagacGAGATGAGCGTCCCACAGTTAATGCAGTACCGACAACTCATCCTAGTATCTCCAGATCACAATCTCTTAGTGTAAAATCAGGCaaatatgtaacaaaaaattatcaaaatgaaCAAGTAACTGTTTCCAATGAAACTATTATACCTATTATTTCTGAAGAAGGAAAAACAGATGATGTAGatataataaaaagtgaagAAAGCAATGAAATAAAAGGAGATATTCATCATAACATTTCAGTATccaagttaaaaaatatgtttgaagATGTTAAGAAAGATACTGATGAAG CTGAAACTCACCAATCAAGCACTATTTGTCAAAGCCAAGAAGAAACTATTCAAAGTAACGATGAGATTTACATGCCTGGAAAAGTACAGattttgaaaaagaattttG AAAGTCTTAATACTAGTACTAGCAAAAACAATAACAGTTTTAAATATACATCAGAAGACATAAATCATATCATTCATAGAACCATTGATCCAATCCCTAATAGTGATTCTACAAAAGAACCAGTTCTTAAAGTACCTATTCAGCTGAGAACAGGGTGGATCGATCATAGCCTTCATGAGGAAAGCTCAGAAG AAACAGATGATGTAAGCCATATAATCCACAGAACAATTGATCCCATACCAAATACAAATAATGAACAGGAAGAACCCATTTTAAAAGTACCTATTCAACTACGAGGTTTTCCAGTCCATAATG AAACTACGACGAATATTGAAACCGAGGAAGTTGAATGGAATACCCCAAAAGTAACCAATTCGGATGTTGAAAGAACCG ttGTAGATTTTCCGCAAAGTAGAGCCCCAAAGATCACTTCATACCAGCATGTTTGGACTAGTGAATTAGATG agTCAGGGGCTGAAAAGTCATTTTCTTCTGGGACTGTTGAAATACTTAAAGATGGTTTTG aaaaactggGAAAATCAAACTTGCAAATCACAGATGTCAGTAGCAAAGCTACTGAAGAAGTTTACCAAGATTCTGATTTAGAAATTCAAATTG gaaaCATAACCGAAAAATCTGAGAAAATCCAAGAAGAAGTAAACTTAAATGGTACAGTGGAAACCTTAAAGCAAACTTTCG aacaTCTTAGCACAAAATCTGAAGATAAAGACTCTGAAGCTATAAAGCATGTAGTTCCAAAGGTAACAGAAcctgtaaaaaatattgatggTACTAGTAAAGAATCCGATCTGGTAACTTCAGAGCtaattgaaaaacattttaaag tGACCGATGCTAGCTCCcaattaaattctaaacaatCTACATCTGTTATTTACTCAAACA GCCATAATAGCAGCCTTACGAATGTGGCTGAAAATCCTGATAGGACTCATATGCAAGTATCTGTAGACTTAGGCCCAAATGGTACTGTGGAAACCTTGAAGCAAACTTTCG aacaCCTTAGCACAAAATCTGAAGATAAAAACTCTGAAAATATAAAGCATGTAGTTCAAAAAGTAAcagaatatgtaaaaaataatgatgataCTAACAAAGGAACTGAACATGTAACTGCAAAGCTAATTGAAGAACATTTTAAAG tgtcCGAGTCTAGCTCGCcattaaattctaaacaatCTACATCCGTTATTTATTCAAGCa GCCATAACAGCAGCCTGACGAATGTGGCAGAAAATTCTGATAGGACTCATTTGCAAGTACCTGTAGATTTAAGACTAAGAGATGAGGAGTTTCCTACATCAATCTACG CTTCTAAATCTGAAGGAGTTTCTATGTCTACTAAGTCCCTATCATCTAGCAGAGAGCAATTGCAGAGCAGTACAGGAAGTTTACAAATTTTACAGTCTCCAACGGCAATGGCCACGTTAATGTCAA gtTCCTCTTTAAATCAAAGCCAACAAATCAGCAGCTCCTCAAAAGTAACGGTATCTTATTCTCAAAAAACTAGTGTGCAACAta cATCCTCCACAGAAGTTTCACACAAAGTAGTATCGTCTTCATCGCTAAGTTCTCATGCCCAAAATTCAAGTTACAATGAACTTTATTCAAAGAACTCTTTGGATT CACCTGATGAAGAAGAAAGTACCGTGACAATAACTGAAATCGAAGAACCTGCTGTGACCAAAACGAAACTCGATTTCAAACTTTCAGATAGTCAAGAACAGTTACTGGACGATTTAATAGAAGATGCTGATTCTCTTCATAGTTATGAAGATGAGTTTAAAGAATTAGTTgatcaatataaataa
- the LOC126740504 gene encoding uncharacterized protein LOC126740504 isoform X1 produces the protein MRENGRFNVHRKISGVYMPFCLFIRNKKTVCVMLCIRTYNNKSDVHVHIGIWFYVCRIICQICIRAMVALRMAETREDSACKVRELIFAYERQNSELEPVEFQGRKRAKSIGNALSYKLFREPDLDIHSMVDIEKELVRIEAHLNYYEVYEKETHVAFQEQLFNVLTTIVNIVPEDHESTILKKKELINETQKLARILNAKLPFGGNVSTKGLRRNYSSVLRKEEAVVTTTSQRSYLSASQSTINETFKSEDSLNSTRDSDIFSPKVDDSSSMVEGPTKEEKSDTVIQETKGYLPSVSRLKKFFSFRRDERPTVNAVPTTHPSISRSQSLSVKSGKYVTKNYQNEQVTVSNETIIPIISEEGKTDDVDIIKSEESNEIKGDIHHNISVSKLKNMFEDVKKDTDEGVGLLTKKQTELRTDFNILPYTEANLGALRLKRTISGNYMNFTGLLRKIDIQKKVDLNKSKSMSDLKSSSYQCEETNLSNEIDDDDDDDDNEDYVHVSIDEVKSASEMNNNILKCTETHQSSTICQSQEETIQSNDEIYMPGKVQILKKNFESLNTSTSKNNNSFKYTSEDINHIIHRTIDPIPNSDSTKEPVLKVPIQLRTGWIDHSLHEESSEETDDVSHIIHRTIDPIPNTNNEQEEPILKVPIQLRGFPVHNETTTNIETEEVEWNTPKVTNSDVERTVVDFPQSRAPKITSYQHVWTSELDESGAEKSFSSGTVEILKDGFEKLGKSNLQITDVSSKATEEVYQDSDLEIQIGNITEKSEKIQEEVNLNGTVETLKQTFEHLSTKSEDKDSEAIKHVVPKVTEPVKNIDGTSKESDLVTSELIEKHFKVTDASSQLNSKQSTSVIYSNSHNSSLTNVAENPDRTHMQVSVDLGPNGTVETLKQTFEHLSTKSEDKNSENIKHVVQKVTEYVKNNDDTNKGTEHVTAKLIEEHFKVSESSSPLNSKQSTSVIYSSSHNSSLTNVAENSDRTHLQVPVDLRLRDEEFPTSIYASKSEGVSMSTKSLSSSREQLQSSTGSLQILQSPTAMATLMSSSSLNQSQQISSSSKVTVSYSQKTSVQHTSSTEVSHKVVSSSSLSSHAQNSSYNELYSKNSLDSPDEEESTVTITEIEEPAVTKTKLDFKLSDSQEQLLDDLIEDADSLHSYEDEFKELVDQYK, from the exons tggtGGCATTAAGAATGGCCGAAACACGTGAAGATTCTGCTTGTAAGGTACGGGAACTGATTTTTGCATACGAACGTCAAAACAGTGAGTTGGAACCGGTGGAATTTCAAGGGCGCAAGCGCGCTAAGTCCATAGGCAACGCCTTGTCCTACAAGTTATTCCGAGAACCTGATTTGGATATTCATAGTATGGTAGATATTGAAAAAGAGTTGGTAAGAATTGAGgcacatttaaattattatgaagTCTACGAGAAGGAAACTCATGTGGCGTTTCAAGAACAGCTTTTTAATGTATTAACTACTATTGTCAATATTGTTCCTGAAGACCATGAGAGTACCATACTAAAGAAAAAGGAACTTATTAATGAGACTCAGAAGTTGGCTAGAATTTTAAATGCTAAGTTGCCCTTTGGCGGTAATGTTTCTACCAAAGGGTTAAGAAGAAATTATAGCAGCGTTTTAAGGAAAGAAGAAGCTGTTGTAACAACCACTTCTCAAAGGTCTTATTTATCTGCCAGTCAATCAACTATAAATGAAACTTTCAAATCAGAAGATTCATTAAATTCCACAAGAGATTCAGACATATTTTCACCAAAAGTTGATGACTCCTCTTCTATGGTCGAGGGGCcaactaaagaagaaaaaagtgaTACAGTTATTCAAGAAACCAAAGGGTATTTACCATCAGTTTCGAGactgaaaaagtttttttcatttagacGAGATGAGCGTCCCACAGTTAATGCAGTACCGACAACTCATCCTAGTATCTCCAGATCACAATCTCTTAGTGTAAAATCAGGCaaatatgtaacaaaaaattatcaaaatgaaCAAGTAACTGTTTCCAATGAAACTATTATACCTATTATTTCTGAAGAAGGAAAAACAGATGATGTAGatataataaaaagtgaagAAAGCAATGAAATAAAAGGAGATATTCATCATAACATTTCAGTATccaagttaaaaaatatgtttgaagATGTTAAGAAAGATACTGATGAAG GTGTAGgtttactaacaaaaaaacaaactgaATTACGAACCGATTTTAACATCCTACCTTACACAGAGGCGAACTTGGGGGCTTTAAGGCTTAAACGAACTATTTCAGGGAATTATATGAACTTCACTGGGCTGttgcgaaaaatcgatattcagaaaaaagttgatttaaataAGAGTAAAAGCATGTCAGACCTAAAATCCTCGAGTTATCAGTGTGAGGAGACAAATTTAAGTAACGaaattgatgatgatgatgatgatgatgataatgaGGATTATGTTCATGTGTCAATAGATGAAGTGAAATCGGCAAGCGAgatgaataataatattttaaaatgta CTGAAACTCACCAATCAAGCACTATTTGTCAAAGCCAAGAAGAAACTATTCAAAGTAACGATGAGATTTACATGCCTGGAAAAGTACAGattttgaaaaagaattttG AAAGTCTTAATACTAGTACTAGCAAAAACAATAACAGTTTTAAATATACATCAGAAGACATAAATCATATCATTCATAGAACCATTGATCCAATCCCTAATAGTGATTCTACAAAAGAACCAGTTCTTAAAGTACCTATTCAGCTGAGAACAGGGTGGATCGATCATAGCCTTCATGAGGAAAGCTCAGAAG AAACAGATGATGTAAGCCATATAATCCACAGAACAATTGATCCCATACCAAATACAAATAATGAACAGGAAGAACCCATTTTAAAAGTACCTATTCAACTACGAGGTTTTCCAGTCCATAATG AAACTACGACGAATATTGAAACCGAGGAAGTTGAATGGAATACCCCAAAAGTAACCAATTCGGATGTTGAAAGAACCG ttGTAGATTTTCCGCAAAGTAGAGCCCCAAAGATCACTTCATACCAGCATGTTTGGACTAGTGAATTAGATG agTCAGGGGCTGAAAAGTCATTTTCTTCTGGGACTGTTGAAATACTTAAAGATGGTTTTG aaaaactggGAAAATCAAACTTGCAAATCACAGATGTCAGTAGCAAAGCTACTGAAGAAGTTTACCAAGATTCTGATTTAGAAATTCAAATTG gaaaCATAACCGAAAAATCTGAGAAAATCCAAGAAGAAGTAAACTTAAATGGTACAGTGGAAACCTTAAAGCAAACTTTCG aacaTCTTAGCACAAAATCTGAAGATAAAGACTCTGAAGCTATAAAGCATGTAGTTCCAAAGGTAACAGAAcctgtaaaaaatattgatggTACTAGTAAAGAATCCGATCTGGTAACTTCAGAGCtaattgaaaaacattttaaag tGACCGATGCTAGCTCCcaattaaattctaaacaatCTACATCTGTTATTTACTCAAACA GCCATAATAGCAGCCTTACGAATGTGGCTGAAAATCCTGATAGGACTCATATGCAAGTATCTGTAGACTTAGGCCCAAATGGTACTGTGGAAACCTTGAAGCAAACTTTCG aacaCCTTAGCACAAAATCTGAAGATAAAAACTCTGAAAATATAAAGCATGTAGTTCAAAAAGTAAcagaatatgtaaaaaataatgatgataCTAACAAAGGAACTGAACATGTAACTGCAAAGCTAATTGAAGAACATTTTAAAG tgtcCGAGTCTAGCTCGCcattaaattctaaacaatCTACATCCGTTATTTATTCAAGCa GCCATAACAGCAGCCTGACGAATGTGGCAGAAAATTCTGATAGGACTCATTTGCAAGTACCTGTAGATTTAAGACTAAGAGATGAGGAGTTTCCTACATCAATCTACG CTTCTAAATCTGAAGGAGTTTCTATGTCTACTAAGTCCCTATCATCTAGCAGAGAGCAATTGCAGAGCAGTACAGGAAGTTTACAAATTTTACAGTCTCCAACGGCAATGGCCACGTTAATGTCAA gtTCCTCTTTAAATCAAAGCCAACAAATCAGCAGCTCCTCAAAAGTAACGGTATCTTATTCTCAAAAAACTAGTGTGCAACAta cATCCTCCACAGAAGTTTCACACAAAGTAGTATCGTCTTCATCGCTAAGTTCTCATGCCCAAAATTCAAGTTACAATGAACTTTATTCAAAGAACTCTTTGGATT CACCTGATGAAGAAGAAAGTACCGTGACAATAACTGAAATCGAAGAACCTGCTGTGACCAAAACGAAACTCGATTTCAAACTTTCAGATAGTCAAGAACAGTTACTGGACGATTTAATAGAAGATGCTGATTCTCTTCATAGTTATGAAGATGAGTTTAAAGAATTAGTTgatcaatataaataa
- the LOC126740504 gene encoding uncharacterized protein LOC126740504 isoform X5 has product MRENGRFNVHRKISGVYMPFCLFIRNKKTVCVMLCIRTYNNKSDVHVHIGIWFYVCRIICQICIRAMVALRMAETREDSACKVRELIFAYERQNSELEPVEFQGRKRAKSIGNALSYKLFREPDLDIHSMVDIEKELVRIEAHLNYYEVYEKETHVAFQEQLFNVLTTIVNIVPEDHESTILKKKELINETQKLARILNAKLPFGGNVSTKGLRRNYSSVLRKEEAVVTTTSQRSYLSASQSTINETFKSEDSLNSTRDSDIFSPKVDDSSSMVEGPTKEEKSDTVIQETKGYLPSVSRLKKFFSFRRDERPTVNAVPTTHPSISRSQSLSVKSGKYVTKNYQNEQVTVSNETIIPIISEEGKTDDVDIIKSEESNEIKGDIHHNISVSKLKNMFEDVKKDTDEGNYMNFTGLLRKIDIQKKVDLNKSKSMSDLKSSSYQCEETNLSNEIDDDDDDDDNEDYVHVSIDEVKSASEMNNNILKCTETHQSSTICQSQEETIQSNDEIYMPGKVQILKKNFESLNTSTSKNNNSFKYTSEDINHIIHRTIDPIPNSDSTKEPVLKVPIQLRTGWIDHSLHEESSEETDDVSHIIHRTIDPIPNTNNEQEEPILKVPIQLRGFPVHNETTTNIETEEVEWNTPKVTNSDVERTVVDFPQSRAPKITSYQHVWTSELDESGAEKSFSSGTVEILKDGFEKLGKSNLQITDVSSKATEEVYQDSDLEIQIGNITEKSEKIQEEVNLNGTVETLKQTFEHLSTKSEDKDSEAIKHVVPKVTEPVKNIDGTSKESDLVTSELIEKHFKVTDASSQLNSKQSTSVIYSNSHNSSLTNVAENPDRTHMQVSVDLGPNGTVETLKQTFEHLSTKSEDKNSENIKHVVQKVTEYVKNNDDTNKGTEHVTAKLIEEHFKVSESSSPLNSKQSTSVIYSSSHNSSLTNVAENSDRTHLQVPVDLRLRDEEFPTSIYASKSEGVSMSTKSLSSSREQLQSSTGSLQILQSPTAMATLMSSSSLNQSQQISSSSKVTVSYSQKTSVQHTSSTEVSHKVVSSSSLSSHAQNSSYNELYSKNSLDSPDEEESTVTITEIEEPAVTKTKLDFKLSDSQEQLLDDLIEDADSLHSYEDEFKELVDQYK; this is encoded by the exons tggtGGCATTAAGAATGGCCGAAACACGTGAAGATTCTGCTTGTAAGGTACGGGAACTGATTTTTGCATACGAACGTCAAAACAGTGAGTTGGAACCGGTGGAATTTCAAGGGCGCAAGCGCGCTAAGTCCATAGGCAACGCCTTGTCCTACAAGTTATTCCGAGAACCTGATTTGGATATTCATAGTATGGTAGATATTGAAAAAGAGTTGGTAAGAATTGAGgcacatttaaattattatgaagTCTACGAGAAGGAAACTCATGTGGCGTTTCAAGAACAGCTTTTTAATGTATTAACTACTATTGTCAATATTGTTCCTGAAGACCATGAGAGTACCATACTAAAGAAAAAGGAACTTATTAATGAGACTCAGAAGTTGGCTAGAATTTTAAATGCTAAGTTGCCCTTTGGCGGTAATGTTTCTACCAAAGGGTTAAGAAGAAATTATAGCAGCGTTTTAAGGAAAGAAGAAGCTGTTGTAACAACCACTTCTCAAAGGTCTTATTTATCTGCCAGTCAATCAACTATAAATGAAACTTTCAAATCAGAAGATTCATTAAATTCCACAAGAGATTCAGACATATTTTCACCAAAAGTTGATGACTCCTCTTCTATGGTCGAGGGGCcaactaaagaagaaaaaagtgaTACAGTTATTCAAGAAACCAAAGGGTATTTACCATCAGTTTCGAGactgaaaaagtttttttcatttagacGAGATGAGCGTCCCACAGTTAATGCAGTACCGACAACTCATCCTAGTATCTCCAGATCACAATCTCTTAGTGTAAAATCAGGCaaatatgtaacaaaaaattatcaaaatgaaCAAGTAACTGTTTCCAATGAAACTATTATACCTATTATTTCTGAAGAAGGAAAAACAGATGATGTAGatataataaaaagtgaagAAAGCAATGAAATAAAAGGAGATATTCATCATAACATTTCAGTATccaagttaaaaaatatgtttgaagATGTTAAGAAAGATACTGATGAAG GGAATTATATGAACTTCACTGGGCTGttgcgaaaaatcgatattcagaaaaaagttgatttaaataAGAGTAAAAGCATGTCAGACCTAAAATCCTCGAGTTATCAGTGTGAGGAGACAAATTTAAGTAACGaaattgatgatgatgatgatgatgatgataatgaGGATTATGTTCATGTGTCAATAGATGAAGTGAAATCGGCAAGCGAgatgaataataatattttaaaatgta CTGAAACTCACCAATCAAGCACTATTTGTCAAAGCCAAGAAGAAACTATTCAAAGTAACGATGAGATTTACATGCCTGGAAAAGTACAGattttgaaaaagaattttG AAAGTCTTAATACTAGTACTAGCAAAAACAATAACAGTTTTAAATATACATCAGAAGACATAAATCATATCATTCATAGAACCATTGATCCAATCCCTAATAGTGATTCTACAAAAGAACCAGTTCTTAAAGTACCTATTCAGCTGAGAACAGGGTGGATCGATCATAGCCTTCATGAGGAAAGCTCAGAAG AAACAGATGATGTAAGCCATATAATCCACAGAACAATTGATCCCATACCAAATACAAATAATGAACAGGAAGAACCCATTTTAAAAGTACCTATTCAACTACGAGGTTTTCCAGTCCATAATG AAACTACGACGAATATTGAAACCGAGGAAGTTGAATGGAATACCCCAAAAGTAACCAATTCGGATGTTGAAAGAACCG ttGTAGATTTTCCGCAAAGTAGAGCCCCAAAGATCACTTCATACCAGCATGTTTGGACTAGTGAATTAGATG agTCAGGGGCTGAAAAGTCATTTTCTTCTGGGACTGTTGAAATACTTAAAGATGGTTTTG aaaaactggGAAAATCAAACTTGCAAATCACAGATGTCAGTAGCAAAGCTACTGAAGAAGTTTACCAAGATTCTGATTTAGAAATTCAAATTG gaaaCATAACCGAAAAATCTGAGAAAATCCAAGAAGAAGTAAACTTAAATGGTACAGTGGAAACCTTAAAGCAAACTTTCG aacaTCTTAGCACAAAATCTGAAGATAAAGACTCTGAAGCTATAAAGCATGTAGTTCCAAAGGTAACAGAAcctgtaaaaaatattgatggTACTAGTAAAGAATCCGATCTGGTAACTTCAGAGCtaattgaaaaacattttaaag tGACCGATGCTAGCTCCcaattaaattctaaacaatCTACATCTGTTATTTACTCAAACA GCCATAATAGCAGCCTTACGAATGTGGCTGAAAATCCTGATAGGACTCATATGCAAGTATCTGTAGACTTAGGCCCAAATGGTACTGTGGAAACCTTGAAGCAAACTTTCG aacaCCTTAGCACAAAATCTGAAGATAAAAACTCTGAAAATATAAAGCATGTAGTTCAAAAAGTAAcagaatatgtaaaaaataatgatgataCTAACAAAGGAACTGAACATGTAACTGCAAAGCTAATTGAAGAACATTTTAAAG tgtcCGAGTCTAGCTCGCcattaaattctaaacaatCTACATCCGTTATTTATTCAAGCa GCCATAACAGCAGCCTGACGAATGTGGCAGAAAATTCTGATAGGACTCATTTGCAAGTACCTGTAGATTTAAGACTAAGAGATGAGGAGTTTCCTACATCAATCTACG CTTCTAAATCTGAAGGAGTTTCTATGTCTACTAAGTCCCTATCATCTAGCAGAGAGCAATTGCAGAGCAGTACAGGAAGTTTACAAATTTTACAGTCTCCAACGGCAATGGCCACGTTAATGTCAA gtTCCTCTTTAAATCAAAGCCAACAAATCAGCAGCTCCTCAAAAGTAACGGTATCTTATTCTCAAAAAACTAGTGTGCAACAta cATCCTCCACAGAAGTTTCACACAAAGTAGTATCGTCTTCATCGCTAAGTTCTCATGCCCAAAATTCAAGTTACAATGAACTTTATTCAAAGAACTCTTTGGATT CACCTGATGAAGAAGAAAGTACCGTGACAATAACTGAAATCGAAGAACCTGCTGTGACCAAAACGAAACTCGATTTCAAACTTTCAGATAGTCAAGAACAGTTACTGGACGATTTAATAGAAGATGCTGATTCTCTTCATAGTTATGAAGATGAGTTTAAAGAATTAGTTgatcaatataaataa